The genomic stretch AGTGTGTTGTGGATTGCTGAAATCCAGCACCTCATCATTGCCTTTCATCCAGTTCAGGAAGGAAGGATAATCAGTAGGAGTCACCACAGTCACCTCATGACCTTTTTTCACTAGGTAGTTTGCCATCCCCAATGAAGAACCCAATGCATCGGCATCGGGTTTGACATGAGTGGTGATGAATATTTTTCTGGGTGAAGATATCTCTCTCTTAATCGAGGCTAAAGCTTCCATTTTATACATTTAGCTGCTTTTTGGCTCTTGTAGTTCGCAAAGGTCAGGATTTTTTTGACAATTCCCAATTATACTAGTGCGCTGATAATGAATAAGGTACCCCACAAATCCAAAAATATATGTGGCAAATGCTTCTAAAAAGTCTATTTTTGCGCCCGAAATAAACCAATGAAAAACAAACAACATGGCAACTAACAGAACATTCACCATGATCAAGCCTGACGCTTTCGAAGCAGGCAACTCAGGCGCAATCCTAAAAATGATCGAAGAAGCAGGCTTCAAAATCGTGGCCATGAAAGCTACCCAGCTGAGTTCTGAACTGGCAGGTAAATTCTATGCAGTTCACGCTGAAAGACCTTTCTATGCGGATCTTTGCGCTTATATGTCTTCTGGACCTATCATCGCAGCTATCCTGGAAAAAGATAATGCAGTGGAAGATTTCAGAAAACTGATCGGCGCTACCAACCCGGCTGATGCAGCTGAAGGAACCATCCGTAAGATTTTTGCCAAGTCTATAGAAGCCAATGCTGTCCACGGTTCGGATTCAGACGAAAATGCGGCCATAGAAGGAGCCTTCTACTTCTCAGAGTTTGAAAGAGTAGGTTAATTCACCAAGTGAAAATAAATCTTGAATAGGCCGTCTCATAAGTAAGTTTTCTTGTCAGGCTGAGTGGAGTCGAAGCCTTTTATGCGCTAATTAAGCCCGTTTCGACTTCGCTCAATGTGACAATTATGAGTTATGAGACAGTCTCTTTTTTATTGAATCATTTTGACGGAAGTGCATGAAGATTTTAATTAATCCTCAAATCCACGTCTATTTTTCCCACTAATAATTCCGCATATTTATACGGCATTTTCAAGGCAGAAAAGTCTTCCTGAGAAGAAATGATTCTATCAAGAAATATCGATCAATACCAGTCCTGCTGATATGATGCCAATTGCCAAAAGCCGGAGTTTGAGATTTTCTCTTTCATGCAGAAAAATAATTGCATAAAGAATAATCAAGAGGGCACTGGATCTTTTAATAGAAATGACATAGGCAACCAAAATAAACTGAATTGCAAACATCTGTGTAAGAACACTGGTGGTACGGAACATTCCTATTCCTAAAAGCTGTAGCCACCTGCCTTTCATTTGTGCTAGAGGCGCTTTTGATTTTAGGAAAACAATCGGAACAAGATACATCAGGATCAAAAGATCTTTGGAAAACGCCCAGAATATAGGGGATGTCTCCTCCACCCCTACTTTATCTATGTTGGCGGTAATGCTCCATAGAAAAGCCACAATCAACATATACCGGGAACTCTGACTGTAGATAAGGTTTTTGAAAGGAGCTAAAAAACCTGAACGACTCCCTTCCATATTCAGCAGATAAGTACCTATTACAATAAGTAAAATACCTCCTATTCCCATAAAACTGGGAAACTGCCCGATCAAAATAGGAGAACTCAAGAGCATGAAGAGCGGTGTGAGGGTCACCAGAGGCACCGTGACCGACAGCTCTGCACGCTTGATGGCTTTCATATATAATAAAATGACCGCAAGCTGTATAAAGCTGGATGCAAATAGCGCATATAGAAATCTGGTGGAAACCTCCTCTACCCCCATCACCAACACAATGGGGGCTAGCACGACAGAGATCACCAGATGCATAGAGAAGGCTACGGTGTATTCATCTGCAAACCGCAAATTTTCCTTGCTGAAAATATCTTTTAGTGCTTCTGAGATGGCTGTTCCGAAAGCTAATAGTAATCCCAGCATAGTTTCTACGGCTTACTGCTCTACATCAATCGGATAGGCCATTGACCCCATCAAGCCCAGTTTCCCATCCGCAGTTACCTGCTTACTCCACTGCACAATGACAGGAACACTGCTCTCGAGTATGGCGGCATATGGAAGACCAAGCGGAATAGCATGAGGATCGATCAGATCGTTGACACGAAATTGCTTTACGCGCTCGGCCTTTACTGTGATACTATATCCGGAAACAGGATTACGGTCAGCGTAATATATAGTAATCAGAATCTCCGCATCAGTTTTGGCTGTGTTTAGGATGGAGATTTCATCCTTACTCAGCATTTCCGGCTCTTTTCCTGTACTTCCGGCAGGAATAAAACCTCCCGGAAATCCCCATATTTTTTTACCCCAATTCTTTTCCATGCTTTATTTTTTTTTAAGTTTTCACCATGAGTGTTGGAGAGGAAGTAGACTTGCAAATTTCACAGATCCACTAATTCACCCCATGTAAGAGTACTGCCTTGCTTGCGACCTAATGCTTTGCACCTGCTTTAAGAAGTCCCGATACTATACATCTAAAATTCGGGTTAAATAATCGTTTAGAAAGATATTGTCAGGATCTAGTTGTCGTCTCAGCTTCATAAAATCATCCCATTTAGGATACATATCCCTTATCTCTTCAGCAGTAAGGGAGTGTTTTTTTCCCCAGTGGGGACGCCCACCATGGGCTCTGAATATTGGCTCTAAGTCATCAAAATACGATTGGTATTCAAGATCCACATTTTGCAGAATGGACATACTCACTGAATCTCTGGAAAAAGAGGGGCTTAGGTACACATCATCAGCAGCAATAGTGCGGTAAAGAACTCTCCAGCCTACATAGTGGCGGTGCTTATCTATGATCCGCTTCCTTATCTCCCGAAAGCATGCTGGACCTGCCTCAAAAGGAAGCAAATACTCCATTTCCTCAAATTTAAGATCCCGCTCTTGGGGAAGGATCTCGTAAAGCCACCCTTCCTCTTCTTTGGCGGGAACGCCATATGCCGGTCTCTCCACTTTATCTCCAGTAGGATTGCAGAGTCGTAGCTTGACCAGATCGTTTCTTGGATACCAGTAAAAATCAAACATACGATTGCTTCCTATCAGATTATCCAGATTTTCCATACAATCATCTACACGGGCCCAAAATTCCTGCCTTACAAATTTCTCTGCCGGCTCTGCCTGCAAGGTGAATTGGGTAATTACTCCCAACGCACCCAAGGATACCTTTGCCGCATTGAGCTTTGGCAAATCAGACTGATCAATTTCATGAATCTCACCATTTCCATCCACTAAGCGGCATCCTACTATCATACCGGATAGGTTTTGAAGTTTTATGCCCGATCCATGGGTGCCTGTAGCAAAAGCTCCTCCTATTAGCTGAAGATCCACGTCACCCGTATTGTGCATACTGAGATTCTTCTGGATAAGGAGTTTCCCAGCCTCCTTGATATCTGTTCCCGGCAACATATCCACTTGATTAGTTGATCGGGAGTGCTTTACAATGCCCTTAAGCTTCTCTAAGCTCATGAATATATTGTCAGAGACCACCAGAGGAACCGAAGAATGACCCGCACCTACCACACGGACTTTCTTCCCTTCGCCTTTTGCCCGTCGGATCACCTGTCTGACTTGCTCCTCATCGACTGGTTTTTCTACTTCTGAGGGAGTAAACTGCACACTTCCAGACCAATTCTGCCATTTTTTTTCCATTTCATCGAGTACTTGGTTAAAAAAAACTCAAACAACCATTCTCCAAATCAGCTGACATTCCCAACCCACTGTCTGAGAGAAACTCAGATATATCCAAATCCTCTATTCTCTTTAGCCAAGTGCATTACTCTGAACTTAATGAACTGAGATCAAAATGATCGGGAATTGCTACCGGTTCTATAAACCGGCGGATATAAGAAGCTTATTGAATCTTAGACCTGAGATGAGTTAAAAAGTTGCAGTTTTGATGCCGAAAAGCTAGGTGCCTCCTCTCTCGTTTATTCCCCTCACCAATAGGGCAAGATTGCATTCTGTTATTGCACCATAAAATCCGCGCTTCAGTCACCAGAGCATGTGGACAGAGGCAACCTTATTAAACCCTCCCTTACCATCAACGAGGAATGCCCGCAAGTCCTTCTTAGCTTTTAGGCCACTCAAATGCCTACTCCGGATGAAGTGAGGTTAGTATTGCTTGCGGGAGTAGCCATTTAACTTCATTATTTTTCACATTTGAATTAGAATGCTGGCTAGGCAAGGAGCAAAGAATGGCGTGATCCTATTGAGCGGTTTTATTTTCCAATACCTCCCCCCGTCTTGAGGAAAAAATGCAACGCTTTGCTCAATTTTTAGCGGGTGCTACGAATATATCAACAGCTATTGAGAAAAATTTAAAAAGCAAGTGCATAGTTTTTTATATACCAGAACAACAACCTATGTACAGTAGTCAAAAGAAGGAAAAATATTTTTAGACAGGAAGAAGTAAGCCCCCCTTGCTTGAGGCTCTCTTGTCCTTGCATGGTTTTGGCAAAAAATTAATCAGGAATGCTGTGCGAGTTAACTACACTATTGAAAAAGCATATATGAATCATGCACAGAGAAGAATCGTATCCTGCTGAACATTTGGGCTGTACCTAGATTAAACCTCTGGACTTTTGGACAATCGAGAACAAGAACCTGATAAGACAAATGAAGATCGTGCCCAACTGAGGTAAAACAGCTCTTCTTTCGCAGGCAGACATTTTGGAGGAGATTATGATCAAAGACCATGAGAGATACTCCCAAAGCACATTCAGGATAGGTATGTGGACTAAAAAAACATAAACAGATGAACATTGGATACCACGCTTCACATGAACAGTTTTCCCCATCACATTTATTAGAACTCGTGGGAAAGGCAGAGAAAGCTGGATTTAACATGGTCTTGTCCTCTGACCATTTTCACCCATGGAGTGAAAAACAGGGGCATAGTGGTTTTGCCTGGACTTGGCTTGGAGCCGCAATGCAGGCCACCTCTATGGAATATGGAATTGTAAACGCACCCGGTCAGCGCTACCATCCGGCTATTATGGCTCAGGCTGTGGCTACTCTTTTAGAGTTGTACCCGGGTAGATTTTGG from Algoriphagus sp. NG3 encodes the following:
- a CDS encoding nucleoside-diphosphate kinase, coding for MATNRTFTMIKPDAFEAGNSGAILKMIEEAGFKIVAMKATQLSSELAGKFYAVHAERPFYADLCAYMSSGPIIAAILEKDNAVEDFRKLIGATNPADAAEGTIRKIFAKSIEANAVHGSDSDENAAIEGAFYFSEFERVG
- a CDS encoding EamA family transporter, which gives rise to MLGLLLAFGTAISEALKDIFSKENLRFADEYTVAFSMHLVISVVLAPIVLVMGVEEVSTRFLYALFASSFIQLAVILLYMKAIKRAELSVTVPLVTLTPLFMLLSSPILIGQFPSFMGIGGILLIVIGTYLLNMEGSRSGFLAPFKNLIYSQSSRYMLIVAFLWSITANIDKVGVEETSPIFWAFSKDLLILMYLVPIVFLKSKAPLAQMKGRWLQLLGIGMFRTTSVLTQMFAIQFILVAYVISIKRSSALLIILYAIIFLHERENLKLRLLAIGIISAGLVLIDIS
- a CDS encoding sensory rhodopsin transducer, which produces MEKNWGKKIWGFPGGFIPAGSTGKEPEMLSKDEISILNTAKTDAEILITIYYADRNPVSGYSITVKAERVKQFRVNDLIDPHAIPLGLPYAAILESSVPVIVQWSKQVTADGKLGLMGSMAYPIDVEQ
- a CDS encoding D-arabinono-1,4-lactone oxidase, producing MEKKWQNWSGSVQFTPSEVEKPVDEEQVRQVIRRAKGEGKKVRVVGAGHSSVPLVVSDNIFMSLEKLKGIVKHSRSTNQVDMLPGTDIKEAGKLLIQKNLSMHNTGDVDLQLIGGAFATGTHGSGIKLQNLSGMIVGCRLVDGNGEIHEIDQSDLPKLNAAKVSLGALGVITQFTLQAEPAEKFVRQEFWARVDDCMENLDNLIGSNRMFDFYWYPRNDLVKLRLCNPTGDKVERPAYGVPAKEEEGWLYEILPQERDLKFEEMEYLLPFEAGPACFREIRKRIIDKHRHYVGWRVLYRTIAADDVYLSPSFSRDSVSMSILQNVDLEYQSYFDDLEPIFRAHGGRPHWGKKHSLTAEEIRDMYPKWDDFMKLRRQLDPDNIFLNDYLTRILDV